One segment of uncultured Propionivibrio sp. DNA contains the following:
- the aceF gene encoding dihydrolipoyllysine-residue acetyltransferase, with translation MSQLTEIKVPDIGDYTDIPVIELCVAVGDTVAIDDALVTLESDKATMDVPASSAGIVKELRVKLGDRVSQGSVVAVVEAAGAAAAPSEPVASVVPPPAATPPAPAVAKAAAATPTPVAAPANLPPAAPPIPTSPNAPITHTHASPSVRLLARELGVTLTQVPASGPKGRILREDVIAYVKGAMLSGPATVAAAAPTPAGASLGGLDLLPWPKVDFEKFGPIERQPLSRIKKISGQNLARNWVMIPAVTYHDEADITELEAFRLQLNKENEKGGAKITMLAFVIKACQIALAKYPEFNSSLDGDTLILKKYFNIGFAADTPNGLVVPVIKNVDQKSVSQLAVECGELARKARDGKLGPADMSGAGFTISSVGGIGGTSFSPIVNAPEVAILGVSKSVMKPVWNGETFVPRLILPLSLSADHRVIDGALGTRFNAYVAQLLSDMRRALV, from the coding sequence ATGAGTCAGCTTACCGAAATCAAGGTCCCGGACATCGGTGATTACACCGACATTCCGGTCATCGAACTCTGCGTCGCCGTCGGCGACACGGTGGCGATCGACGACGCGCTCGTCACGCTCGAATCCGACAAGGCGACGATGGACGTGCCGGCCTCATCCGCCGGCATCGTCAAGGAACTGCGCGTCAAGCTTGGCGACCGCGTCTCGCAGGGCAGCGTCGTTGCCGTCGTCGAGGCCGCCGGCGCTGCCGCCGCACCATCCGAGCCAGTCGCGTCGGTTGTCCCGCCGCCCGCCGCCACGCCGCCCGCGCCAGCCGTAGCGAAAGCCGCGGCTGCCACGCCGACACCGGTTGCCGCACCCGCCAATCTGCCACCGGCCGCCCCGCCGATCCCGACCTCGCCGAACGCGCCGATCACCCACACCCATGCCAGCCCGTCGGTACGCCTGCTGGCGCGCGAACTCGGCGTGACGCTGACGCAAGTACCCGCCTCGGGTCCGAAAGGTCGCATCCTGCGTGAAGACGTCATCGCCTACGTCAAGGGCGCCATGCTGTCCGGCCCCGCTACCGTCGCAGCCGCCGCCCCGACGCCTGCCGGCGCCAGCCTCGGCGGACTCGATCTCCTGCCCTGGCCGAAGGTCGACTTCGAGAAGTTCGGCCCGATCGAGCGCCAGCCGCTCTCGCGCATCAAGAAGATTTCCGGCCAGAACCTGGCGCGCAACTGGGTGATGATCCCGGCCGTCACCTACCACGACGAAGCCGACATCACCGAGCTGGAGGCCTTCCGCCTGCAGCTCAACAAGGAAAACGAGAAAGGCGGCGCCAAGATCACGATGCTTGCCTTTGTCATCAAGGCCTGCCAGATCGCGCTCGCCAAATACCCGGAATTCAACAGTTCGCTCGACGGCGACACCCTGATCCTGAAGAAGTATTTCAACATCGGCTTCGCCGCCGACACGCCAAACGGCCTCGTCGTCCCGGTCATCAAGAACGTCGATCAGAAATCGGTGAGCCAGCTCGCCGTCGAATGCGGTGAACTCGCCAGGAAGGCGCGCGACGGCAAGCTCGGCCCGGCCGACATGAGCGGCGCCGGCTTCACGATTTCAAGCGTCGGCGGCATCGGTGGCACCAGTTTCTCGCCGATCGTCAACGCGCCCGAAGTCGCCATCCTCGGCGTTTCCAAGTCGGTGATGAAACCGGTCTGGAACGGCGAGACCTTCGTCCCGCGCCTGATCCTGCCGCTCTCGCTCTCTGCCGATCACCGCGTCATCGACGGCGCGCTCGGCACGCGCTTCAACGCCTATGTCGCGCAACTGCTCTCCGACATGCGTCGGGCATTGGTCTGA
- the lpdA gene encoding dihydrolipoyl dehydrogenase, with product MSQLIEIKVPDIGNFHDVPIIELAVKPGDAVKAEDPLLTLESDKATIDIPSPCDGVITAFKVAVGDRVSEGTIVAIIDAAGATAAASAEPAAATPPAAPAAAPAAPAAASAPTPSAFSGAADIDCDMLVLGAGPGGYSAAFRSADLGLKTVLVERYGTLGGVCLNVGCIPSKALLHVTAVLDETKHLADCGVTFAPPQIDIDALRAHKAKVVKKLTTGLVGMAKARKVEVVRGLGRFLDAHHLEVAVTDGKGQDTTGAKKVLRFKQCIVAVGSSAVHLPFIPEDPRIVDSTGALELRTVNGAIPKKLLVIGGGIIGLEMATVYSSLGTKVDVVEMLDAIMQGPDRDAVKVWEKQNGHRFERVMLKTKTVAVDAREDGLWVKFDGENAPSADAVRYDMILQSAGRRPNGSKVAAENAGVAVDERGFIPVDTQMRTNVPHIFAIGDVVGNPMLAHKAVHEAHVAAEVAAGQKTGFDATVIPGVAYTHPEVAWVGVGEDQAKREGRSIETAKFPWAASGRAIANGAEYGFTKLVFDAETHRVIGGTIVGPSAGDMIGEIALAIEMGADAVDIGKTIHPHPTLGETIGMAAEVAHGSCTDIPPARKR from the coding sequence ATGAGCCAACTCATCGAAATCAAGGTTCCCGACATCGGCAATTTTCATGACGTCCCGATCATCGAACTGGCCGTCAAGCCCGGCGACGCCGTCAAGGCCGAGGATCCGCTGCTGACACTCGAATCGGACAAGGCCACCATCGACATTCCCAGCCCTTGTGACGGCGTCATCACCGCCTTCAAGGTCGCCGTCGGCGACCGCGTCTCGGAAGGCACGATCGTCGCAATCATCGACGCTGCTGGTGCCACGGCCGCCGCAAGCGCAGAACCCGCCGCTGCGACGCCCCCCGCCGCACCGGCTGCCGCGCCCGCTGCACCGGCAGCCGCATCCGCGCCGACGCCATCGGCATTTTCAGGCGCGGCCGACATCGACTGCGACATGCTCGTTCTCGGCGCCGGCCCCGGCGGTTATTCGGCCGCGTTCCGCAGCGCCGACCTCGGCCTCAAGACCGTGCTCGTCGAACGTTACGGCACGCTCGGCGGCGTCTGCCTCAATGTCGGCTGCATCCCCTCCAAGGCATTGCTGCACGTCACCGCGGTACTCGACGAAACGAAGCACCTCGCCGACTGCGGCGTCACCTTCGCACCGCCGCAGATCGACATCGACGCCCTGCGCGCGCACAAGGCCAAGGTCGTCAAGAAACTGACCACCGGTCTCGTTGGCATGGCCAAGGCACGCAAGGTCGAGGTCGTGCGCGGCCTCGGCCGCTTCCTCGACGCGCATCACCTCGAAGTCGCCGTCACCGATGGCAAGGGCCAGGATACGACCGGCGCCAAAAAAGTGCTGCGCTTCAAGCAGTGCATCGTCGCTGTCGGTTCGTCGGCGGTGCATCTGCCCTTCATTCCGGAAGACCCGCGCATCGTCGACTCGACCGGCGCGCTCGAACTGCGCACGGTCAATGGCGCCATTCCGAAAAAGTTGCTCGTCATCGGCGGCGGCATCATTGGCCTCGAAATGGCCACCGTCTACTCAAGCCTCGGCACCAAGGTCGACGTCGTCGAAATGCTCGACGCGATCATGCAGGGACCGGATCGCGACGCTGTCAAGGTCTGGGAAAAGCAGAACGGGCACCGTTTCGAACGCGTCATGCTGAAGACCAAAACCGTTGCCGTCGACGCCCGCGAAGACGGTCTCTGGGTCAAGTTCGACGGCGAAAATGCGCCTTCGGCCGACGCCGTGCGTTATGACATGATCCTGCAGTCGGCCGGACGCCGGCCGAACGGTTCAAAGGTTGCCGCCGAGAATGCCGGCGTCGCCGTCGACGAACGCGGCTTCATCCCGGTCGATACGCAGATGCGCACCAATGTACCGCACATCTTCGCCATCGGCGACGTCGTCGGCAATCCGATGCTGGCGCACAAGGCGGTGCATGAAGCGCACGTCGCCGCCGAAGTCGCAGCCGGGCAGAAAACCGGCTTCGATGCCACAGTCATTCCTGGCGTCGCCTACACGCACCCGGAAGTCGCGTGGGTTGGCGTCGGCGAAGACCAGGCCAAGCGCGAGGGACGTTCGATCGAAACCGCCAAGTTCCCGTGGGCGGCATCGGGCCGCGCCATCGCCAACGGTGCCGAGTACGGATTCACCAAACTCGTCTTCGACGCCGAAACGCATCGCGTCATTGGCGGCACGATCGTCGGCCCCTCGGCCGGTGACATGATCGGTGAAATTGCGCTGGCCATCGAGATGGGCGCCGACGCCGTCGACATCGGCAAAACGATCCATCCGCACCCGACGCTCGGCGAAACGATCGGGATGGCAGCCGAAGTCGCTCACGGCAGTTGCACGGACATCCCGCCTGCACGCAAGCGCTGA